One genomic region from Branchiostoma lanceolatum isolate klBraLanc5 chromosome 7, klBraLanc5.hap2, whole genome shotgun sequence encodes:
- the LOC136439220 gene encoding protein SYS1 homolog has product MAGHFRSYVWDPTLILLQIITVQSVFYGGMGLWIFIIDFFADETRSLDQIFSYELLDFRSSRGRLMMAAYVLNALTGALGLLFIVGRAKQCVDFTVTAHLFNFVGCWIYNQHFPTSLVWWLLNIVCIALMAVIGEFLCMRQEMQSIPVSIGQKVDL; this is encoded by the exons ATGGCGGGTCACTTCAGAAGTTACGTGTGGGACCCCACCCTCATCCTGCTGCAGATCATCACTGTGCAGAGTGTGTTCTACGGGGGAATGGGACTCTGGATATTCATCATCGACTTCTTTGCAGACGAGACTAGATCGCTGGATCAAATATTTTCATATGAG CTTCTAGACTTCAGGTCATCCCGGGGCAGACTAATGATGGCAGCGTATGTATTAAATGCACTTACAGG GGCTTTAGGACTTTTATTCATAGTAGGGAGAGCAAAACAG TGTGTAGACTTCACAGTGACTGCACATCTATTCAACTTCGTAGGCTGCTGGATCTACAACCAACACTTCCCCACATCCCTAGTATGGTGGCTGCTGAACATTGTGTGTATAGCTCTCATGGCCGTCATCGGTGAGTTCCTCTGCATGAGACAAGAAATGCAATCCATTCCCGTCAGCATAGGTCAGAAGGTGGACCTATGA
- the LOC136439219 gene encoding cytochrome c oxidase subunit 4 isoform 1, mitochondrial-like, translated as MAHQLMRAVPRLVARRAFSTSLARAGGGAGGMPAWQVNPRNVYEDRPDFPMPNVPYVSELSDAQKALKAKEAGDWKSLSEEELKELYRLKFHKTLAEAEAPTGEWKTVVGGTSLIIALTFVLYIIQKKYAMPAMPETCNYEWQEAMMKKQLQMRNNPVEGLASKWDYENNKWK; from the exons ATGGCACACCAGCTGATGCGTGCAGTCCCGCGGCTGGTAGCACGGAGAGCATTCTCTACCTCGTTAGCACGGGCTGGTGGTGGCGCTGGAGGCATGCCAGCATGGCAAGTCAACCCAAG AAATGTTTATGAGGACCGACCAGACTTCCCCATGCCCAATGTCCCATACGTGAGCGAGCTCAGCGATGCTCAGAAGGCACTGAAGGCAAAGGAGGCTGGCGACTGGAAAAGTCTATCAGAAGAAGAGCTCAAGGAGT TGTACCGTCTCAAATTCCACAAGACTCTGGCTGAGGCTGAGGCACCGACGGGAGAGTGGAAGACAGTGGTTGGCGGCACAAGCCTCATTATTGCACTCACGTTTGTTCTGTATATCATCCAGAAGAAGTATG CCATGCCTGCGATGCCTGAAACGTGTAACTATGAGTGGCAGGAGGCCATGATGAAGAAACAGCTACAGATGCGCAACAACCCTGTAGAAGGCCTAGCATCCAAGTGGGACTACGAGAACAACAAGTGGAAATGA
- the LOC136439221 gene encoding neurofilament heavy polypeptide-like, whose amino-acid sequence MGCGSSSNQPLATEPRPVPNGEPVLLTVNHRGTGDGASEVPSVPAIVEPVVQKTVTTPSPQLPDRSRVTILHFNDVYNIEERPNTEPVGGAARFATAMGKYRDQNPLVFFSGDCLNPSMMSSITKGKQMVPILNSLKVKAAVYGNHDFDFGVDELEDVTMETKFPWLMSNVIDTLTDKPLADGLEKTIIAWGTKKIGLIGLVEEEWLVTLATVDKDDLKYLDYVEEGRRLAKELREEGADLVIALTHMRWPNDVRLAEQVEEIDLILGGHDHDYDVKKVNGKYIVKSGTEFRHFTKVEVDFIGPKFEVSTMKLEVSSAYREDAEMKKIVEEFTSLMSDKTSTTLGKIESELDGRFATVRTQESALGNLLTDVMVAATQADLAILNSGTLRSDSVHGAGDFTIKDLLTILPLIDPLVVLEATGTQIIQALENGVSQYPKTEGRFPQVSGIVFGFDPELPPGSRVDPNSVKIDGEYLVPEKVYRVCTKAYIARGKDGYDVFKDCKPLTDPDEGPILSTVIQNHFTAVDIVKGLKPCRSGHHQSLINVASVAKKNSVEVLNKSSVRTLQSLFTTIAPKVEGRIIQVNEEMRTKHVEERKAVEAEENIQTEAANPPEPTPGPPVIKLESESEPAQEKETQGETSTETSTDAKKETPSAGQEDASPADDGKEASGDQQTTESQEKESGEGKEVEKEGENKEVPGASTEGADDKENKEAADAAKSEQTSPTEKASDDKPSEESKSEEKNEEPKEGASEPGDAAKTEEPAKAEEPAEKEPAKEERASETEETAQTKDTTTTDEPSTKAEEATKTEEPAQTEDAGKTEETVQAEEPAKTEEAPPENEAAETKELTKTEEPAKTEEPAKAEEPAKTEEPAKPEESTKTEEPAKTEDAAKPEESAEGNAVGEPAKTEDAATTEEPAKTEVAAATEEPAKTEVAVTTEEPAKTEDAATTEESAKTEDVATTEEPAKTEDAVTTEEPAKTEDAVTTDEPAKTEDAVTTEEPAKTEGAATTEEPAKTEDAAKPDDPQTVDTAAKEEPTKTEDTAKTEEPVKAEDGTKAEEPAQAEADAKTEEPTNADAKTEEPVKAEDAAKGEEATKAEDSAKVEENTEADKPKEEEKTPESKAEDAASPDDTTATKTENENKETQETDKSAEAATSEDKTKEDVSADKKEAEAQEGAASSTGTDVKAETTEAEPAASSEAVAPTENTQ is encoded by the exons GTGCCTCTGAAGTGCCGTCTGTCCCCGCTATAGTAGAGCCTGTTGTACAGAAGACAGTGACGACCCCCAGCCCCCAACTTCCCGACCGCTCTCGGGTCACCATCCTCCACTTCAATGACGTGTACAACATCGAGGAGCGGCCGAACACCGAGCCCGTGGGCGGGGCGGCCAGGTTCGCCACCGCCATGGGGAAGTACAGGGACCAGAACCCGCTCGTCTTCTTCTCAGGAGACTGTCTCAATCCTTCCATGA TGAGCAGTATCACGAAAGGCAAACAGATGGTCCCTATCCTAAACTCCCTCAAGGTGAAGGCAGCCGTGTACGGGAATCACGACTTCG ACTTTGGAGTTGATGAGCTGGAGGACGTTACCATGGAGACGAAGTTCCCGTGGCTGATGAGTAACGTGATTGACACATTGACAGACAAGCCGCTGGCGGACGGGCTGGAAAAAACTATCATTGCGTGGGGCACAAAAAAG ATTGGCCTTATCGGTTTAGTAGAGGAAGAGTGGTTGGTTACCCTGGCAACGGTGGATAAGGACGACCTGAAGTATCTGGATTATGTGGAGGAGGGGAGGAGACTGGCGAAGGAACTCAGGGAAGAG GGCGCTGACCTGGTTATCGCGCTGACGCACATGAGGTGGCCCAATGACGTCAGACTGGCGGAGCAGGTGGAGGAAATCGACTTGATCCTAGGCGGACACGACCACGACTATGACGTCAAAAAG GTAAACGGGAAATACATCGTGAAGAGTGGGACTGAGTTCCGGCACTTCACCAAGGTGGAGGTCGACTTCATAGGTCCGAAGTTCGAGGTCAGCACCATGAAACTAGAGGTCAGCAGCGCCTACCGGGAGGACGCGGAGATGAAGAAAATTGTTGAGGAGTTCACAA GTTTGATGTCTGACAAGACAAGCACTACTCTGGGGAAGATCGAATCAGAGCTGGACGGGAGATTCGCAACCGTCAGAACTCAGGAGAGCGCTCTTG GAAACCTCTTGACGGACGTGATGGTCGCGGCCACCCAGGCCGACCTGGCTATCCTGAACTCAGGCACCCTCCGGTCCGACTCCGTCCATGGGGCCGGCGATTTCACCATCAAGGACCTGCTGACTATCCTGCCGCTCATCGACCCCCTGGTGGTGCTGGAGGCTACGG GTACTCAGATCATCCAGGCTCTGGAGAACGGAGTGAGCCAGTACCCTAAGACTGAGGGCAGGTTCCCGCAGGTGTCAGGCATCGTCTTCGGGTTTGACCCCGAACTACCACCGGGCAGCAGGGTGGACCCCAACTCCGTCAAGATCGACGGGGAATACCTGGTGCCCGAGAAG GTGTACAGAGTATGTACCAAAGCCTACATCGCACGTGGCAAAGATGGATACGACGTGTTCAAGGACTGTAAGCCTCTG ACGGACCCAGACGAGGGCCCCATCCTGTCCACCGTCATCCAGAACCACTTCACCGCAGTGGACATCGTCAAGGGTCTGAAGCCCTGCAGATCCGGACATCACCAGAGCCTTATCAACGTGGCCAGTGTAGCAAA GAAAAACAGCGTGGAAGTGCTGAATAAAAGCAGCGTCAGAACCTTGCAGTCCCTCTTCACCACCATCGCCCCGAAGGTAGAGGGCAGGATCATCCAAGTGAACGAGGAG ATGAGGACTAAGCACGTTGAAGAGAGGAAGGCAGTTGAAGCCGAAGAGAACATCCAAACAGAAGCTGCTAATCCTCCAGAACCAACTCCTGGTCCACCTGTCATCAAACTAGAGTCAGAGTCAGAGCCAGCACAAGAGAAGGAAACTCAAGGAGAAACGTCCACAGAAACGTCTACAGATGCCAAGAAAGAAACGCCTTCTGCTGGCCAGGAAGATGCTTCACCCGCTGATGATGGGAAAGAAGCTTCAGGCGACCAACAGACAACTGAAAGCCAAGAAAAAGAATCAGGAGAAGGCAAAGAGGTAGAAAAGGAAGGAGAGAATAAGGAAGTCCCCGGCGCATCGACAGAAGGTGCGGATGATAAAGAGAACAAGGAGGCGGCGGATGCTGCAAAAAGCGAGCAAACCTCTCCAACCGAAAAGGCTTCAGATGACAAACCGTCCGAGGAATCAAAGAGTGAAGAGAAGAACGAAGAGCCAAAGGAAGGCGCCTCGGAGCCTGGAGATGcggcaaaaacagaagaaccgGCAAAAGCAGAAGAACCTGCTGAAAAGGAACCTGCAAAAGAAGAACGCGCTTCTGAAACAGAAGAGACAGCACAGACAAAGGATACCACCACAACGGACGAGCCTTCGACAAAAGCAGAGGAAGCTACTAAGACAGAGGAACCTGCACAGACAGAAGATGCGGGTAAGACAGAAGAAACTGTACAAGCTGAAGAACCTGCCAAGACGGAAGAAGCCCCACCAGAAAATGAAGCTGCTGAGACAAAAGAACTGACAAAAACCGAAGAGCCCGCAAAAACAGAAGAGCCCGCAAAAGCAGAAGAACcggcaaaaacagaagaaccgGCAAAACCGGAAGAATCGACAAAAACAGAAGAGCCGGCAAAAACAGAAGATGCTGCTAAGCCGGAAGAGTCTGCAGAGGGAAACGCCGTGGGTGAACCTGCCAAAACGGAAGACGCTGCTACGACAGAGGAACCCGCCAAAACGGAAGTCGCTGCTGCGACAGAGGAACCCGCCAAAACAGAAGTCGCTGTTACAACAGAGGAACCCGCCAAAACGGAAGACGCTGCTACGACAGAGGAATCCGCCAAAACGGAAGACGTTGCAACGACAGAGGAACCCGCCAAAACGGAAGACGCTGTTACAACAGAGGAACCCGCCAAAACGGAAGACGCTGTTACGACTGATGAACCCGCCAAAACGGAAGACGCTGTCACAACAGAGGAACCCGCCAAAACGGAGGGTGCTGCTACGACAGAGGAACCCGCCAAAACAGAGGATGCTGCAAAACCTGACGATCCACAAACAGTAGATACTGCTGCTAAAGAAGAACCTACAAAGACAGAAGACACTGCGAAGACAGAAGAACCTGTAAAGGCTGAGGATGGTACCAAGGCAGAGGAACCAGCACAAGCGGAGGCCGATGCCAAAACTGAAGAGCCTACAAATGCTGATGCTAAAACAGAAGAACCCGTGAAAGCTGAAGATGCTGCTAAGGGAGAGGAAGCAACCAAAGCAGAAGATTCGGCAAAGGTGGAAGAAAACACCGAAGCTGACAAACCCAAAGAGGAGGAGAAAACACCGGAATCCAAAGCAGAGGATGCAGCAAGCCCCGACGACACTACAGCCACAAAGACTGAAAACGAGAACAAAGAAACTCAGGAAACTGATAAATCAGCTGAAGCTGCAACAAGCGAGGACAAGACAAAAGAAGACGTGTCTGCAGACAAGAAAGAAGCTGAGGCACAAGAAGGTGCCGCGTCCTCCACAGGAACAGATGTCAAAGCAGAAACTACTGAGGCTGAACCTGCAGCGTCATCAGAAGCTGTAGCACCGACTGAGAACACCCAGTAA